GCTGCTTAGCCAACGGCTCGGCACGCCGGTCGTGGTCAAGCACGAGAACCATACGCCGATCGGCGCCTTCAAGGTGCGCGGCGGCCTCGTCTATCTCGAGCGGCTGAAGCGCGAACGGCCGAATACGCCCGGCATCATCTCAGCGACGCGCGGCAATCACGGCCAGAGCCTTGCGTTCGCGGCAAGCCGGCACGGCGTGCCGGCCGTGATCTACGTGCCGCGCGGCAACTCGGTCGAGAAGAACCGGGCGATGAAGGCCTTTGGTGCCGAGCTGGTCGAGCATGGGGAGGACTTCCAGGCCGCGCGCGAGGAGGCCGAGCGCCGCGCGCAGTTCGCCGGTCTCCACATGGTGCCGTCGTTCCATCCGGATCTGGTTCTGGGCGTGGCGACCTACGCGCTGGAGCTGTTCAGGGCCGCGCCTGATCTCGGCATCCTCTATGTGCCGATCGGGCAGGGCTCCGGCATCTGCGGCTGCATCATGGCGCGCGACCTCCTCGGCCTGAAGACCGAGATTGTCGGCGTGCAGTCGACCGAGGCGCCGTCCTACGCGCTGTCGTTCGCGGCCGGCACGATCGTGACGACCGAAACCAGCAACACGCTGGCCGACGGCATGGCCACGCGCATCCCGGATGCGGATGCGCTCGCGTTGATCCGCAAGTGCGCCTCGCGCATCGTAGAGGTCACGGACGACGAGGTTGCCTCCGCGATTCGCGCCTACTGGACCGACACGCATAATCTCGCCGAAGGCGCCGGCGCAGCCGCGCTCGCCGCAGCGCTCCAAGAAAAGAGCAAGCTCGGGGGCAAGCGGGTGGGTCTCGTGCTCTCGGGGGGTAACATCGATTTCGATCTGTTCCGCCGCTGGGTGATGGCGGAGTCGACGGCGACCCAAAGGGTGGTTGCATGACAACGCGAGCACTCACCAGGAATTCCGCTGTCATCGTCCGGCTTGACCGGACGATCCAGTACGCCGCGGCTCTCGT
The DNA window shown above is from Bradyrhizobium sp. CB1650 and carries:
- a CDS encoding threonine dehydratase, which produces MFDLRELERAHAIVGQAVPATPAHAWPLLSQRLGTPVVVKHENHTPIGAFKVRGGLVYLERLKRERPNTPGIISATRGNHGQSLAFAASRHGVPAVIYVPRGNSVEKNRAMKAFGAELVEHGEDFQAAREEAERRAQFAGLHMVPSFHPDLVLGVATYALELFRAAPDLGILYVPIGQGSGICGCIMARDLLGLKTEIVGVQSTEAPSYALSFAAGTIVTTETSNTLADGMATRIPDADALALIRKCASRIVEVTDDEVASAIRAYWTDTHNLAEGAGAAALAAALQEKSKLGGKRVGLVLSGGNIDFDLFRRWVMAESTATQRVVA